The DNA region CACTCTGACACAGTTAATAATGGCCTGGtcttcaaagttcaaaaaagtgATGCCCACTAACTGACATCATTTTAACAATAGAAGATAAACAAAGGGCATGGTAACAAAAAAGACCATGTAGCCCTTTGTGTACTAGTATAGTAACAATAAAAACTGACCAGTGACAGTGTCAAGATGTATATCAAATTACGAGAACACTTCTGTGCATACAtaaaaacacaattaccatctggtgaattgtttttttaaacGAGGAaagatatttaccatgtttactACTTCGTTTTGTAAACGTTTCTATGTATTAATGTTATCCTTTTGACTTCACTTAATTCAAGCCCACAGAAATTTGACAACGAAAAACGATTATTTCAAACTCATCTGGTTTTAATTATTTAGAAgctggtacatggtatactatACGGTATCGTATAgcatttcaaattcatatatacgagttttaatatttgaacatttacattttcACACAGGGATAATAAACACACGTGACATTTATAATTTTTAACACACTTGGGAAAATGTACAACGTCAATCTTTGAATTCATGTCATTATCACCTTCATTGTTTGTTTACGTTATTTTACCTCCACACATTTTACACTCAACCGAATTCGACACAATCTTGACAGGAGTCGAAGAGAAGTtgagaagaaataaataagcaaatcaaaacaaaataataagcACCCTAAGTTTAAATTTAGTTGTTTTTGATTACGTACAAATAGAGAAACGATACATGATTGTTTGCATGCCGTGATAAATAGATTACTTTGTAAACATGTTTCTGTCATTCACACTTTTGGAACGCGTCGGTTACTGCTTCAAAACGATGTACATCAATATTTTACGATCACACTAACGAAGCAAATCTCTCGctgtgtaaaatatttatcacaaCGCTGCATAGAATAGCATTGATTTATCAACTTACCCTTACAGATTTCGACTTTGTAAACTGGCAAAAAATCAAAGAAATGAATTGGCACCCTTGGGCGTAATTTTTGGTCTCATAGTTCTTCTACTCTCGCACTCGCAATGCAGAGCGTCAGCCGAGCTCATATCTGACTCGACGCGTCAACTTTGAAATGTCAACTTTGACACGGTGACGTACTAGGTCATTGCGCAAGCGTTCAAGGAGTAGCTGAAATCAGAAAGTGGTGTTTGTTTCTAAATTTTCACATTCGGGGATTTGTAACGAAGGTAAGACACTTGCACTAAATAATCGACTATTAGATATTGTTTATGGGCCGTTTATAATCTTGAAATTCTCGATTTGGAATCACCAGTGATGACTTGCATCCCACACCGAAATGTCTCGACCGCGACCGTCCTTGACTGCGACGTACATGCACTGCACATGGCATGCTTCACAAGTCACATTCTTACATTGAATAACCATTGTCATTGATAATGTTACCCAATACAGCAGAGTTATAGATTGTAATTCATTTGAAATCGATAAAAGATTTGATAATATAAAATTCAAGAAAAAAGGAACATGCCCAGTAGCATTCATCATGCACTCGAGTCTCAGCCCGGGAGTCTCGGACAATATGCATTGATGTATAATGTAGTGTATTTCAACACatcatatatattgttattattatgacTGTCTCTCATAGGCATTACGCATCCTTTGTTGTTCAACTCCTTATCACCCTGCCCTTATCGCCCTTGAAGTCGTAGGACAAATATTAAATCATCACTAAAGAACGAACATGTTATGTAATGATGAGAAACAACAAATGAAGGACCAAATGTTGAAATGAAGTGTTTCCATCATCTAAGATAATAAATATCTAATTCATGGGATCACGTATCACTAGTAATTAAAGTGATCAAAATTAGTGTTTCCTTTTCACCGACAGGGTATGAACAGTAGTATTTCTCCATCACGGTACCAGATTTTGGGTGATAATTACATTTCATAATAACCTTTTTTTCAAATGGTGTATGATTTATGTGTTCATACACGGAACTCAATTTCCTCACCATCAACTGCTGGTTATTGGATGCAGCCTGGTAAATGGGAAGACAAGATAATCTTTTCCACCAATTATACTTGGGTTCAGCAGATACTGTAGTCAGACTTGGCTTTGGTTTTTACCTCCATGGTTAAAACTTATGTTTTAATTTAATGAGTCAtataaaatatgtcaatatttcatACACAGTGACATTTCAAATTCTGTCCTTTGTCATCAGAGTCTTCCTACACCATGGCTACAGCAGAAGTTGAAGGAGGTGTTACTGAAGACATAGGGATCACACCCCCTGAGACAGGAGAAGAGGAAGAGAAAGTTCAAGAAAAATCCCAACCAGAGCCTCAACCAGAGCCTGTGTCTTACCCTCTGAAAGTCATTTACTGTGGAGGTaacaaaatgtattcattacagTTTCTGTTAATAAATTCCAATAAAACCTTCCGATACATCTAAATCATACAGTCTGACCTTGACTTACATGTGCAACATACAAGGTCACTTGCACAAAGTAAAAACTAcaccaaatattatattttataatacaGAATATGACTTTGATGCCAGTGGCTTTGAAAGTTGTCCAGGAATTTAACAGTCAACCATTTATAATGGCACGTCTCACTTAAATGTACAATATGAAATTGACCCAAAAAGTTTACACAGACATTTCAATATGGTTCGTGTTTCATGACATTCAGAAAAACTATATTCACATCATGGTGTATTAAAAAAATCTTGCTTAAAGAAAGGATGTAGATTAAAATTCTGAAGAAGTCTGTTTTGATGTTAAGTGTATGAATCTTATTTGCACAGAATGCAGCATGCCTACAGAATTCTGTGAATTTCATCCAAGCTATGACAAATGTAAGAAATGGTTGGAGAAACATTTACCAGAACAGTTTGAAGCCATGATGCGCTTGAGAGGAGAAGATGGTGAAGAAGAAAGTactgaaaaaaagaaacagaaaagaGGTTGgttcagaggtcagaggtcatgtaCACACTAGTTGCCAACTGAATGGTACTAGTAGCTTGCAAAGAAGTTGTCTATAACTTATAACTATAATAGTGATCAATTAGATAGTAGAATAATATTATGATATGTATGGGGTGGTTCCTCACCTTGGAAAGTGGCAGGAATGTAGCTTTACTAGACGAAATCCCTACCACTTTTCAGACACAAACAATAGCAAATTACCTATCCCTTTCCAGACATCACAAGAATAATGGACACCTAGTCAGTTCAACATGCAAATACAATGTGAATCTTTGGTATCAACTTATTTCCTGGGATTTCAGACTTGGATACCCAGACAAGTAAACCTCTGTTGGTTGTACGCAATTGGAATATCTCACCCATCATTTGTGTTGTTGTATATGTCTATTTGTGTAACTTTTGAGGTTAGGCCTTGACTTTAACtcaatatttaaaattaaagaGATGCTAGTCTGAGTCGCATAACAATTGGCATTTGTCTATGATACCCCAACATAGGTTTCCAAAGACTATGTGCATTATTTGTTGATGATTGACAGCTTCTTACTTTATGAGAACAGCTGTTCACCCCATTGTATACTGATTAATTGTAACTTTTCATGAATTGTAACAGGGGGAAGAGGTGTTATTAAGGCTAAAAAGAAGACAGCCCCACAAAAAGTGACAATATCAAGAATGCAGAGgaataaaagaaaatatgttaCTGTAGTCAGAGGCCTAAAAACATTCGGTAAGAATTATTTTATAAGGCTGTATTTATTTAGCCAAATCTTGAAAATGAAACTTCAAGAAACCATAgcctgtaagatacattgtgctTGTGACTATGCCCGCACTGGCCTGCTCCTAAGGATGGCCAATTGTTGATGCCACCCTTCAAGTTCAAGAAACaccatagactgtaagatacatcatgccAGTGACTATGCCCTCAATGGTCTGCTCTTTAGGTTGgacgatggttgagggcgcccttcaaTAAACAcaaagactgtaagatacatcatgccCTGAGGGCAGTCTGCCatggcatatcttacagactataaaCACCTATgcacttttcaatttttgattTCCTCCATTTGTTCAAGGTATGGTTGAATTCACTCTTCAAAGATTGTGATACATTCTTTGCCcatacaatgtttttttcttgAGAGTTCAGTTCTCCAAAACGACAAAGTTTCTCTCAAATTGACAAAGTGACTTGTAAAGTTAGTGATAAAGTTGATCATATAAAAGTATGTTCCAGTAGTGAAGATTTACTTTGCTGGTGACCCTGAAAATTGTTGCACATGTAAGGAATTACAATCATCTCAATCTCCAGAAGTTGTCTATAATGAAAGATTTCATCAACATGCATCATGTAGCTGTTGATGAGCCTATTTGTATATCACCTTCTTGTGGCCATAAAAATGTATCTCTGAAATCATATGAATCtgctgttttcattttctttattcagATATTGATTTAAAAATGGCTTCCAAATATTTTGCCAGTCGTTTCTCATGTGGGTCATCAGTTACAGGAGATGATGAAATTGTCATACAAGGTGATGTGACGTATAACATCTCAGATGCTATGGTGGGCAAATGGGCAGCAGTAAGTATAAATTTAGTAGTGAAAAGAAACTTAATAAATCTCATAAGGTGCAACCAAATCATATAGCAACAAACTACTTGAATTATCATATAAAATGGTTACCATAGTACTGAACTGACAACTGCTGTGATGTTACCTGACCTAAGTCTATACAGACCACATCAAATTAGGAAGGTGATTTTCACACACATCTACAATTTAAGTCTATACATAATATCAAATTAGGAAGGTGATTTTCACACACATCTACAATTTAAGTCTATACATAATATCAAATTAGGAAGGTGATTTTCACACACATCTACAATTTAAGTCTATACATAATATCAAATTAGGAAGGTGATTTTCACACACATCTACAATTTAAGTCTATACATAATATCAAATTAGGAAGGTGATTTTCACACACATCTACAATTTAAGTCTATACATAATATCAAATTAGGAAGGTGATTTTCACACACATCTACAATTTAAGTCTATACATAATATCAAATTAGGAAGGTGATTTTCACACACATCTACAATTTAAGTCTATACATAATATCAAATTAGGAAGGTTGATAACACATCTACAATTTGTTGCTTTTATAGATTGAAGATGATATGATTGAAGATCTCGGTGAACTCAAAAGATAGAAAGCATTTGGCAATTACAAGTTTACATTTGCTATCAATGTTACCCAGCATACATACTCTCACAAAATACTGCAACCATACCAGAGATGGCAAGATCTCTAGAAGTGTACCTTACTgatctattttatattttatgctGTGAAATAGAAATAAATCAATGAACTTTGCAACGTAACCTTGACTTAGGACTGTTTTGTCACTTTGACATCCAATACTTTGATTAGTGTAAGCTCAGACCACAAAATAAGTGGTCTGAGTGTAAGTGATACTGTATAGATCAGTATTAGTAAGTCAGTACTAAAACAGATTGAATCTTTGACTGGTTTTGCACCATGAGTTGGcttttttcaagaagtttgacTTAAATTGAGCAAATAAGTAAGTACAGCTATCAATAACGTATGAAGTCTTACTCTGGATATCTAGTCTATGTATATTTGTGCCTGTAATAGTGTCAAAAAACCAACTCTGGCATAGCTTAGACCACAGCCTTGATATAATGTAGACTCATACAGTTCTTTCATAATGCAGTATTATAAATCTCAAAGACCACTACCACCTAGTCTCACTGCCAGACTTCATGACATTCGTCTCTCCGTAAGGTGCACAGGGTGCACGGGTGCACCCCAAGTAGCGAAGCCACGAGAAGTAGTGACTAACAAGTCACTCCTGGCTTTGCTGCTTGGGCACATTTCGTGCGCTTTTCAGAgcaacaaatgtcacaacatCTGAGTCTGGTAACAAGACTAACTACCACCATGTATGATTAGAATTTGGATGTGATAGTGAGTTAGACAAGCTTGGTCCTAAAGAAAGGAATGGCCCtgttatggctccactgatatgatAGTACTGGTAGTATTAATCTCATTAAAATCCAAtttagatgtcggctaatcgttcattgcatACCCTCGGTATTGTTGCCTGAATTGGCATTTGTGATACAAGTTAAGTTTTCGTCTtgataacaatgaacgattagccgacatctacatctgattttaatcagattgtgatAGTAGGTATTATCCAAAACCAGGGATTTGACATTTGGATGTAAGattgaacaaaacattttagTGTTGCAAATTATGTTGTCCGAATGAATTAAaacttcatatacatgtacaatacatagatTGTGGCATATTTTCTTCTTGCCAGTATATTCCCAGCCTACAGGCCTTGTATGACAAACGACAGTTAAAAGGTCCAATTGGTTGAGATAAAGGATATGTTGTGATCCAGACACAGTTTTGCCATAGATACTGTATAAAAAGCAAGTGAATTTATATGAGCCATTGTGAGACCTCAGTGTTAGGGGGATGCCTCTTCATGATATTTATGatcattttatcaaacatatctggaccctcaaggataaaaacatcgaccactccatttcctggcgaccactttcatcccacccaacctacaatagcgcaagcaagaagtgcaatttatgcctcaaagaaaagttctttattatctgccgactcgaactatccacattaaataaacgaaatgaacttgtatcctcttgtcgccatcgaaataaaacattgttgtgtaacacctgacccatcgcacacataattgacaccttttgtacaaacaaaagcaccactcaacaccctaggtaaaacccgccttacaccacacgatttatacgaggtatattcagtatatcaacatctcctgacgagtgatttactcacgaaacaggcttgtagagacgaaaaacccgacttgattttcttctaccctcaacatatactccgctctgcgtgcagacgtatcgagcactgtactacggacaaatcttaccactgacttcctatatatatatatatatatatatatatatatatatatatatatatatatatatatatatatatatatatatatatatatatatatatatatatatatatatatatatatatatatatatatatatatatatatatatatatatatatatatatatatatatatatatatatatatatatatatatatatatatatatatatatatatatatatatatagcatagtacctgtaatttatgatatatatatatatatatatatacatatgtatccttgatggtaattaccatcaaggataattacacactgaacctgtttccacagtgctaaaatgtatgtatgtatgtatgtatgtatgtatgtatacatatgtgtatgtgtgtgtgtgtgaacaacttggagtatataagagtaattcagggtgtatcaaattaatcttgagtagtgtttttatgcttcactaaataggtacatacaaacgtacacacttccattttaatacataaatgaaagtgtagacattcaatattaacggcgatatcaagtgctatctcatgcaatgctaaattttctaacatattaatttttttcaatgacaaaatatttcgcgcgccccccccctttcaaaccatgagaattttcatgcccccccccttaaagcctcccatttttttcatgccccccccccccaatttctccccaggcccccctgccgtaaattctgtccggtccctaacgACGTccaatgtcattttcagaccggacattccattgagattacgtaaagcggtgggttgggccatgtatgattggcagttatttatatcctgaacTGCAGAGATGACATTTGCTACCTGAGAATTTTTAGAGATAATACAATTCACACAAAGAAATCATTATTCATTGTCTCTTTGAAAATAGTAGACGGGGGTGTCACAGTCTAGTtgtaagggaccggacagaatttacggcagggggggcctggggagaaattaccGCTGACTTGGTTATTTTCCTGGCcacccatccactgtgaccaaaatttcacagccctccctttcaaaagtataactatctaatgtcagacatttgtgatgtcatgaagtgctagcaaactgaggattttatgcacactgaggtctgacaagaAAAGTAAGAagaaggaaagagaaaagaacaattagtcaagcaaaaagactgttgttaactgtttttagtgagcaacttgtggataaggttgtaggaaaatacggccagaaggcaactaccagGGATTCAAACTTACGTGTACGGAGTGTGCCGTCTGTGGTGTACAATTACACCCTAAAAAAAGGCGATCCGTGTTCCCTACAGAAGATCGTTTCACGTCCTATTTACGTGAATTATTTTGTGTCCCGTTACGAAAAGAAGACCATGAACGTGCTGGGGTTTGCAAGTTGTGTTTCGACCACGTACATCAATAGTACGCGGGTAGAATGAAGTTAGACAAGCTTGAGCACGATTTAAAGTCGCGAGGGGGTGTTCTGCCGAATGTCACCATCCGAACAAAAAGGCAAGCGAAGATGTCTTCGCCATCGGTCGCACCAACAACGAAGAAATCAGACATTCT from Glandiceps talaboti chromosome 18, keGlaTala1.1, whole genome shotgun sequence includes:
- the LOC144449055 gene encoding density-regulated protein-like — encoded protein: MATAEVEGGVTEDIGITPPETGEEEEKVQEKSQPEPQPEPVSYPLKVIYCGECSMPTEFCEFHPSYDKCKKWLEKHLPEQFEAMMRLRGEDGEEESTEKKKQKRGGRGVIKAKKKTAPQKVTISRMQRNKRKYVTVVRGLKTFDIDLKMASKYFASRFSCGSSVTGDDEIVIQGDVTYNISDAMVGKWAAIEDDMIEDLGELKR